In a single window of the Terriglobus roseus genome:
- a CDS encoding site-2 protease family protein, which yields MNQEVALILFEFAALIFALTFHEFAHAWTASFFGDQTARLMGRVTLNPIRHLDPLGSVVLPLVSAFAHFPLLGWAKPTPVTTRNLRNIKRDDILVTLAGPASNVLLAVASLILLLIIKHAFPGGQVAVLNAALLSARIEGATLQGQSAIFPISLLLYSSVVINLLLAIFNLLPVPPLDGSRILRHYLPYNALQMYDNIGGFANLIILYLLMRSGVLNIFYGPAFTLFNRLLLSA from the coding sequence ATGAACCAGGAAGTTGCACTCATCCTTTTCGAGTTTGCCGCGCTCATCTTTGCGCTGACGTTCCACGAGTTTGCGCATGCGTGGACGGCGTCGTTCTTTGGCGATCAGACCGCTCGCCTGATGGGCCGCGTCACACTGAATCCTATCCGGCATCTGGATCCGCTTGGGTCCGTGGTGCTGCCGCTGGTGAGTGCGTTCGCACACTTTCCGTTGCTGGGATGGGCGAAGCCAACGCCGGTAACGACGCGCAACCTGCGCAACATCAAGCGCGACGACATCCTGGTCACGCTCGCCGGACCTGCTTCGAATGTGCTGCTGGCGGTCGCATCGCTGATTCTGCTGCTGATCATCAAGCATGCGTTTCCCGGCGGCCAGGTCGCCGTGCTGAACGCGGCGCTGCTCTCCGCGCGCATCGAGGGAGCAACGTTGCAGGGGCAGTCGGCCATCTTCCCCATCTCGCTGCTGCTCTACAGTTCGGTCGTCATCAACCTGCTGCTGGCCATCTTCAACCTGCTGCCAGTACCGCCGCTGGATGGATCGCGCATCCTGCGGCACTACCTGCCGTATAACGCGCTGCAGATGTATGACAACATCGGCGGGTTTGCGAACCTGATCATCCTGTACCTGTTAATGCGTTCGGGTGTGCTGAACATCTTCTACGGACCGGCGTTTACCTTGTTCAACCGGCTGTTGCTGTCGGCTTAA
- a CDS encoding SIMPL domain-containing protein has product MRKVWLAAVFAVVTSVAAQAQVAQTLGINKDNRSITVTATDMAFAMADQAVVQIGYQAYGEDEQTAYAEGSRRSNAITEALAAAKVPAEAIESQDQQLQPLNEFELKNLPAALKNMKFRITQSWSVRTTPDAAAKTLDIAVKAGANQSGSIGWEMKDGSMLEAAASAKALAHAQVIAARMAEGLHIKVGSLLYASNQAQEQVRPVPMMAMAMRAKSADVKPLSISARRVERSATVFAIFAIE; this is encoded by the coding sequence ATGAGGAAGGTTTGGCTTGCCGCTGTTTTCGCGGTTGTTACGAGTGTTGCTGCGCAGGCGCAGGTGGCGCAGACGCTGGGGATCAACAAGGACAATCGCAGCATCACGGTGACGGCGACGGATATGGCTTTTGCAATGGCTGACCAGGCCGTCGTGCAGATCGGCTACCAGGCCTACGGCGAGGATGAGCAGACCGCCTACGCCGAGGGATCCCGCCGCTCCAACGCCATCACCGAGGCGCTTGCCGCAGCAAAAGTCCCTGCCGAGGCCATTGAGAGCCAGGACCAGCAGTTGCAGCCTCTGAATGAGTTTGAGCTCAAAAACCTGCCGGCTGCGCTGAAGAACATGAAGTTCCGCATCACGCAGAGCTGGAGCGTCCGCACCACACCCGATGCTGCCGCGAAGACGCTGGATATTGCGGTGAAGGCCGGAGCGAATCAGAGCGGCTCCATCGGCTGGGAGATGAAGGACGGCAGCATGCTGGAGGCTGCGGCGAGCGCGAAGGCGTTGGCGCACGCGCAGGTGATCGCCGCTCGTATGGCGGAGGGTCTGCACATCAAGGTGGGCTCGCTGCTGTACGCAAGCAACCAGGCACAGGAGCAGGTGCGGCCCGTGCCGATGATGGCGATGGCGATGCGGGCGAAGTCTGCGGATGTGAAGCCGCTGAGCATCTCGGCGCGACGTGTGGAACGTTCGGCGACAGTGTTTGCGATCTTTGCGATCGAATAA
- the trpS gene encoding tryptophan--tRNA ligase: MNDLQAKRRVLSGMRPTGRLHLGNYMGALYNWVRLQDQYDCFFFIADWHALTTDYANPGDVWQKSHDVALDFLAAGLDPERCVMFRQSDVLQHAELNLLFGNLTPLGWLERVPTYKDQQEQLREKDLATYGFLGYPLLQSADILLYKPAFVPVGQDQVAHVELTREVARRFNQLYSSAVTPEVAAAKSDKELMKAEVSENLIELAILPEPKVLLTPSPKLPGLDGRKMSKSYGNTIALTESEADVRKKLKTMVTDPARVRRTDPGDPDVCPVGDLHKVFSSPETMAKVYEGCRSAGIGCIECKGWAADSIVREIAPIAARRAEYEAQPEKVEQILTEGAARARSVAEATMREVRVAMGLARASH; this comes from the coding sequence ATGAATGATCTTCAAGCCAAGCGCCGCGTATTGAGCGGCATGCGCCCCACGGGCCGTCTGCACCTGGGCAACTATATGGGCGCGCTGTACAACTGGGTGCGTCTGCAGGACCAGTACGACTGTTTCTTCTTCATTGCCGACTGGCATGCGCTGACGACCGACTACGCGAATCCGGGCGATGTCTGGCAGAAGTCGCATGATGTTGCGTTGGACTTTCTCGCCGCCGGCCTGGATCCCGAACGCTGCGTTATGTTCCGGCAGAGCGATGTGCTGCAGCACGCGGAGCTTAACCTGCTCTTTGGCAACCTGACGCCGCTGGGCTGGCTCGAGCGCGTGCCGACGTACAAGGACCAGCAGGAGCAGCTTCGCGAGAAGGATCTTGCGACCTATGGCTTCCTGGGTTACCCGTTGCTGCAGTCCGCGGACATCCTGCTGTACAAGCCGGCCTTTGTTCCCGTCGGGCAGGATCAGGTGGCGCACGTCGAGCTGACCCGCGAGGTCGCCCGTCGCTTTAACCAGCTCTATAGTTCGGCAGTCACGCCAGAGGTCGCAGCGGCGAAGTCGGACAAGGAACTGATGAAGGCAGAGGTGAGCGAGAACCTGATTGAGCTCGCGATCCTGCCGGAGCCGAAGGTGCTGCTTACGCCCTCGCCCAAGCTGCCCGGACTCGACGGCCGCAAGATGTCGAAGAGCTACGGCAACACCATTGCCCTGACCGAGAGCGAGGCCGACGTCCGCAAGAAGTTGAAGACGATGGTGACCGATCCCGCGCGTGTTCGCCGTACCGACCCTGGCGATCCGGATGTCTGCCCTGTGGGCGATCTGCACAAGGTCTTCTCCTCACCGGAGACGATGGCGAAGGTCTACGAGGGGTGTCGCAGCGCCGGCATTGGTTGCATCGAGTGCAAGGGCTGGGCGGCGGACAGCATCGTTCGCGAGATCGCACCCATCGCCGCACGCCGTGCGGAGTACGAGGCGCAGCCGGAGAAGGTGGAGCAAATTTTGACAGAAGGCGCGGCACGCGCCCGTTCTGTTGCTGAGGCCACCATGCGCGAGGTCCGCGTCGCGATGGGCCTTGCCCGAGCAAGCCACTAG
- a CDS encoding sensor domain-containing diguanylate cyclase: protein MARKSQKDLELEFTHAIQQDYTRLFHDVARALTSTLELEIVLTTVMTKMAQFFGPERWSMMLVDKEKNDLYYVIAVGEDSKSLRGLRVPMGEGVAGWVALTGNPMVVPDTSVEPRWQEFSRKNPGLNINSIACVPVRSADGVVGVIQLLNSKVDLLSDYSIQFLRVLCDFTAIAVRNAADMERIHLLSISDDCTGLFNARHLYTLLEERLATNQRAPFSLLFLDLDHFKSINDTHGHLVGSRLLAEVGDLIKQTIGPAVPAFRYGGDEFVCLLPDHGKVAGRELATKLFFALREARFLEGEGLSLELRASFGMATYPDDARDIEGIIKAADDMMYHVKGTTRDNLAVAGMGSIFSPGTIDGHETSTAANDAVPAMARGGLPAESRRDSVPQ from the coding sequence ATGGCAAGAAAGTCACAGAAAGACCTAGAACTCGAATTCACGCACGCCATCCAGCAGGACTACACGCGGCTGTTCCACGATGTTGCCCGCGCGCTGACCTCCACGCTGGAACTGGAAATCGTGCTCACCACCGTTATGACCAAGATGGCCCAGTTCTTCGGTCCGGAGCGGTGGTCGATGATGCTCGTCGACAAGGAAAAGAACGACCTCTATTACGTCATCGCGGTCGGGGAAGACAGCAAGAGCCTGCGAGGCCTGCGCGTTCCCATGGGCGAAGGCGTCGCCGGCTGGGTGGCGTTGACGGGTAATCCAATGGTCGTCCCGGACACGAGCGTCGAGCCCCGATGGCAGGAATTCAGCCGTAAGAATCCTGGCCTCAACATCAACTCCATCGCCTGCGTGCCCGTCCGGTCCGCAGATGGCGTGGTGGGTGTCATCCAGTTGCTCAACAGCAAGGTCGACCTGCTCAGCGATTACTCCATCCAGTTCCTGCGCGTGCTCTGCGACTTCACCGCCATCGCCGTCCGTAACGCCGCGGACATGGAGCGGATTCACCTGCTCTCCATCTCGGACGATTGCACCGGCCTGTTCAACGCAAGGCACCTGTACACGCTGCTGGAAGAGCGCCTGGCGACGAATCAACGCGCGCCCTTCAGCCTGCTCTTCCTGGACCTGGACCACTTCAAGAGCATCAACGACACACACGGCCACCTGGTCGGCAGCCGCCTGCTGGCCGAGGTCGGCGACCTCATCAAACAGACCATCGGCCCCGCCGTACCGGCCTTCCGCTATGGTGGTGACGAGTTTGTCTGCCTGCTGCCCGACCACGGCAAGGTCGCCGGTCGCGAACTGGCCACAAAGCTCTTCTTTGCTCTGCGCGAGGCACGGTTTCTTGAGGGTGAGGGTCTGTCGCTGGAACTGCGTGCCTCTTTCGGCATGGCCACCTACCCGGATGACGCGCGCGATATCGAGGGCATCATCAAAGCCGCCGACGACATGATGTATCACGTCAAGGGCACCACGCGAGACAACCTTGCGGTGGCAGGCATGGGATCCATCTTTTCGCCCGGTACCATCGACGGGCATGAGACCTCTACGGCTGCGAACGACGCGGTGCCAGCGATGGCGCGCGGCGGACTTCCGGCAGAATCGCGTCGCGATTCGGTCCCGCAGTAG
- the moaA gene encoding GTP 3',8-cyclase MoaA has protein sequence MATTLPIPADEPAILPADAQPRLRDRFGRAITDLRVAVTDRCNYRCVYCRTGEHGAEHSELPIAAYAKMVRLMVEMGVEKIRLTGGEPLLRAGLLDLIRDLRTLRTAYDKLDNATEDGKPLDIAITTNGHLLAGMARDLKEAGLDRITVSMDAVDPETFTRITRVPRAFQKVLDGIHAAQDAGLSPVKVNCVLLRGFNDDQIEGFGEFARREGVILRFIEFMPLEEDRIWSRDTVVTEAEILERLNRVLPLVSLPANALSETARRYGFADGIGEIGIIAPVSRPFCGHCSRIRLTSDGKLRTCLFSQVDHDLYGRMARGADDNGLRDYIRAVVHTKEQRHHIGEAGFLKPSRSMVHIGG, from the coding sequence ATGGCCACAACGCTCCCCATTCCGGCAGACGAACCCGCGATTCTGCCGGCAGACGCCCAGCCGCGTCTGCGCGACCGCTTTGGCCGGGCCATCACAGACCTGCGCGTCGCCGTCACCGACCGCTGCAACTACCGCTGCGTCTACTGCCGCACAGGTGAGCATGGTGCCGAGCACAGCGAACTGCCCATCGCCGCCTACGCAAAGATGGTGCGACTGATGGTCGAGATGGGCGTCGAGAAAATCCGGCTCACCGGCGGCGAACCGCTCTTGCGAGCGGGCCTGCTGGATCTGATTCGCGACCTTCGCACCCTGCGCACGGCCTACGACAAGCTCGACAACGCAACCGAAGACGGCAAGCCGCTCGACATCGCCATCACCACCAACGGCCACCTGCTGGCCGGCATGGCGCGCGACCTCAAGGAGGCTGGGCTGGACCGCATTACGGTCAGCATGGACGCCGTCGATCCCGAAACCTTCACACGCATCACCCGCGTTCCCCGAGCCTTCCAGAAAGTCCTCGACGGCATTCATGCCGCTCAGGACGCCGGCCTCTCGCCCGTCAAGGTCAACTGTGTGCTGCTCCGCGGCTTCAATGACGACCAGATCGAAGGATTCGGCGAGTTCGCCCGGCGCGAAGGCGTTATCCTCCGCTTCATCGAGTTCATGCCGCTGGAAGAGGACCGCATCTGGTCCCGCGACACCGTCGTTACGGAAGCCGAGATCCTCGAACGCCTCAACAGGGTCCTGCCGCTCGTGTCACTGCCCGCCAACGCGCTCAGCGAAACCGCCCGCCGCTACGGCTTTGCCGACGGCATCGGCGAAATCGGCATCATCGCGCCGGTTTCGCGGCCCTTCTGTGGTCACTGCTCACGCATCCGTCTCACCAGCGACGGCAAGCTCCGTACGTGCCTCTTCTCCCAGGTTGACCACGATCTCTACGGGCGTATGGCACGCGGCGCTGACGATAACGGCCTGCGCGACTACATCCGGGCGGTCGTCCATACCAAGGAGCAGCGCCACCACATCGGCGAGGCGGGCTTCCTCAAGCCATCCCGCTCCATGGTGCATATCGGCGGTTAG